A genomic segment from Methanolobus zinderi encodes:
- a CDS encoding tRNA (guanine(10)-N(2))-dimethyltransferase has protein sequence MNIRAVKEGKTEVLVPVHEEGVSFPPSAAPVFYNPAMELNRDISVAAISVFAKILSERRNIPVENIRYLDALAASGIRGLRIANEVGVHTTLNDWSEDAFELIERNIEYLGLHDRINASRKNANVLMHEERFNIVDIDPFGTPAPFLAAAARSAVHLLAVTATDTAPLCGAHLNSGIRKYSAVPLNNEYHAEMAVRILLGKIARELAARDRFMRPLLSHATRHYVRTYLEIGNGAKKADRMLEQVGYISHCPSCDFRETHAGIAVHIASECPRCSSETQLAGPLWLGKLHETDFCGDILKELEKTESGTKEQAKKIIELCRDELDIPVFYEQHLLCKRLGVSASGINELIDTLRSCGFAASRTHFSGTSFKTDAELDEIESIISMLR, from the coding sequence ATGAATATACGGGCTGTGAAAGAAGGAAAAACCGAGGTGCTGGTCCCGGTACATGAGGAAGGAGTCTCATTCCCTCCCTCGGCAGCCCCAGTTTTCTATAATCCGGCCATGGAACTCAACCGTGATATTTCCGTGGCTGCAATTTCTGTTTTTGCAAAAATACTTAGTGAAAGGCGCAATATTCCTGTTGAGAATATCAGGTATCTTGATGCACTTGCAGCTTCCGGTATAAGAGGTTTGAGGATTGCGAATGAGGTGGGAGTCCATACGACCTTGAATGACTGGAGTGAGGATGCCTTTGAGCTTATTGAGCGTAACATCGAATATCTCGGTTTACATGACAGGATTAATGCAAGCCGTAAGAATGCAAATGTTCTGATGCATGAAGAGCGGTTCAATATTGTGGATATAGACCCGTTTGGAACACCTGCTCCTTTCCTGGCAGCTGCTGCACGCTCTGCAGTTCATCTTCTTGCTGTGACAGCAACGGATACGGCTCCTCTCTGTGGTGCCCATCTGAATTCCGGCATTCGCAAGTACTCCGCAGTACCTCTGAATAACGAATACCATGCAGAGATGGCAGTGCGTATACTGCTTGGTAAGATCGCACGGGAGCTTGCAGCCAGGGACAGATTCATGAGACCACTGCTTTCACATGCTACCAGACATTACGTACGTACTTACCTGGAAATCGGCAACGGTGCGAAAAAAGCTGACAGGATGCTGGAGCAGGTGGGATACATCTCACATTGTCCATCCTGTGACTTCAGGGAAACTCATGCAGGTATTGCTGTACACATTGCCAGTGAATGTCCACGGTGCTCATCCGAAACACAGCTCGCAGGTCCCCTATGGCTTGGTAAGTTGCATGAGACGGATTTTTGTGGTGATATTCTGAAGGAGCTTGAAAAAACGGAATCAGGAACAAAAGAACAGGCAAAGAAGATCATTGAACTGTGCAGGGATGAACTGGATATACCTGTTTTCTATGAGCAACATCTTCTGTGCAAGAGGCTGGGTGTTTCCGCATCGGGCATCAATGAGCTCATAGATACTCTCAGAAGCTGCGGATTTGCTGCTTCAAGGACACATTTCAGTGGTACTTCTTTTAAGACCGATGCAGAGCTCGATGAAATTGAAAGTATAATTTCCATGCTCCGATAG
- a CDS encoding metallophosphoesterase family protein, which translates to MRIFAISDPHGNYSAIRTLLEKAGKVDAVMIAGDLTNFGPVEKAHDLIDIFDSEVMAVPGNCDPAEILEVLENSPAINLHNRSMTFDGVTFVGIGGSNPTPFCTPFEIEECDIGKGLEETMAKAQKGENPVVLLTHAPPYGTLDMVGDAHVGCKSIADYLGKVDLIVCGHIHEARGTETVDGTVVVNPGMAANGFAALVELRMQEEGLNIDVSFLDV; encoded by the coding sequence ATGAGAATATTTGCAATTTCAGACCCACATGGTAACTATTCAGCGATCAGAACCCTACTGGAGAAAGCCGGGAAAGTTGACGCTGTGATGATAGCAGGGGACCTGACAAACTTCGGACCTGTTGAAAAGGCACATGATCTGATCGACATCTTTGACAGCGAGGTCATGGCAGTTCCTGGAAACTGTGATCCTGCGGAGATACTAGAAGTACTGGAGAACTCACCTGCCATCAACCTGCATAACCGTTCAATGACATTTGATGGGGTAACTTTTGTGGGGATTGGCGGATCCAACCCGACACCTTTCTGCACTCCGTTCGAGATAGAGGAATGTGATATCGGGAAGGGACTGGAAGAAACAATGGCTAAAGCCCAAAAAGGCGAGAATCCTGTCGTGCTGCTGACCCATGCACCCCCATACGGAACACTGGATATGGTTGGGGATGCGCATGTGGGATGCAAGTCCATTGCAGACTACCTGGGCAAAGTGGACCTGATAGTCTGTGGACATATACATGAGGCCAGGGGTACTGAAACAGTCGACGGAACCGTCGTAGTGAACCCCGGAATGGCGGCAAACGGCTTTGCTGCTCTGGTCGAATTACGGATGCAGGAAGAAGGACTTAATATCGATGTCAGTTTTCTTGATGTCTGA
- a CDS encoding TIGR00266 family protein — protein MADEIDYEIIGNDMQIVEIELDPSESVRAEAGAMLYMGPGVKMQTSTGGGLLKGLKRAFSGESFFITSFTHEGQGKGYVAFSAPYPGKVIPIDLAKHGGRFLCQKDSFLCAAKGIEIEVALTRKIGAGLFGGEGFILQRLTGDGLAFVHAGGTIIEKELQAGETLRVDTGCLAAFSDSIDYDIQMTGGFKNALFGGEGLVLAVLRGPGTVYLQSLPFSRLADRVVAAANFQNRGESKGAAGIGENALGSLLGGDNSF, from the coding sequence ATGGCAGATGAGATTGACTATGAGATAATAGGTAATGATATGCAGATCGTGGAGATCGAACTTGATCCAAGCGAGTCTGTCAGGGCTGAAGCAGGTGCCATGTTATACATGGGACCCGGAGTAAAGATGCAGACCTCGACAGGAGGAGGGCTGCTTAAAGGTCTGAAACGTGCTTTCAGCGGTGAGAGTTTCTTTATTACCAGCTTCACGCACGAAGGACAGGGTAAGGGATACGTGGCCTTCAGTGCTCCGTATCCCGGCAAGGTCATCCCGATAGATCTGGCAAAACATGGCGGACGTTTCCTGTGCCAGAAAGACTCTTTCCTTTGCGCAGCCAAGGGAATAGAGATTGAGGTTGCCCTGACAAGAAAAATAGGTGCAGGTCTGTTCGGTGGAGAAGGCTTTATCCTGCAAAGACTCACGGGTGACGGACTGGCATTTGTTCATGCCGGTGGTACAATCATTGAGAAAGAGCTTCAGGCAGGAGAGACACTCAGGGTGGATACCGGCTGTCTTGCAGCATTCTCGGACAGTATCGATTACGACATACAGATGACAGGCGGTTTTAAGAATGCGCTGTTCGGAGGAGAGGGCCTTGTGCTTGCAGTCCTGAGGGGACCCGGAACCGTCTATCTGCAAAGCCTGCCGTTCTCACGCCTTGCAGACAGGGTGGTTGCCGCAGCAAACTTCCAGAACAGGGGTGAATCAAAAGGTGCAGCCGGAATAGGTGAGAATGCGCTGGGCTCACTACTTGGCGGGGATAATTCCTTCTGA
- a CDS encoding aminotransferase class I/II-fold pyridoxal phosphate-dependent enzyme gives MSEDDKKLPVKRYLLDMSTCEHGGQLDKASEELDIAESDILDFSSCLNPIGNPFNYEGSGLDIENLRNIAAAKLEQYPDNRYIELRSAAAAFLGKGIAYANIVPGNGTCELLRLILECTLEEGEKVIVPLPCPLEYHHSCRTFGTVPQKMALDEMLRIPKRTIERSKLIFFSNPNNPAGKLASREEMREFASKCAEHQTLLIVDESFIELSDPAQSVADLALDNDYLIVLRSVTNAFSMPGIRFSYGIASKAMADRLNSARLSWNIGALTESVATGVLSMEGGPESSYLQRSREFISKEREYIAGRISALYGFKVLESSANYILVDMDGHFMDSERFVDRFSKHGVLIRECSDFFGGEKRYFRLSVRSREDFEKLIGNLDDVYAESSREAAREQLEETIEHPEKTVSSRGTCSYYPCHFQGQDCTFCFCPFYACEDEKTGGFWIDSATGGKVWSCENCTLLHQPKTAKKILDVLMDEGDTDENILKAWREVIKPLL, from the coding sequence GTGTCTGAAGATGATAAAAAGCTTCCAGTTAAACGTTATCTGCTGGATATGTCCACCTGTGAGCACGGAGGGCAGCTTGATAAAGCCTCAGAAGAACTGGATATTGCGGAATCAGATATTCTTGATTTCAGCTCATGCCTCAATCCGATTGGAAACCCTTTCAACTATGAAGGAAGCGGCCTTGATATCGAAAATCTTCGTAATATAGCTGCAGCGAAGCTGGAACAGTACCCTGATAACCGTTATATTGAACTCAGGTCAGCTGCCGCAGCTTTCCTCGGAAAAGGCATAGCTTATGCCAACATAGTTCCGGGTAATGGTACATGCGAACTGCTCCGGCTTATACTTGAGTGTACGCTGGAGGAAGGGGAAAAGGTAATAGTCCCTCTGCCATGCCCGCTTGAATATCATCACTCATGCAGGACATTCGGAACAGTTCCCCAGAAGATGGCACTGGATGAGATGCTACGGATTCCTAAAAGGACGATTGAGAGATCAAAGCTGATCTTCTTCTCGAATCCTAACAATCCTGCCGGGAAGCTTGCATCCCGGGAAGAGATGCGGGAATTTGCCTCAAAATGCGCAGAACATCAGACCCTCCTGATAGTTGACGAATCCTTTATCGAACTCTCGGATCCCGCGCAAAGTGTTGCGGATCTTGCCCTTGATAATGACTATCTGATCGTACTTCGCTCGGTAACGAATGCTTTTTCCATGCCCGGAATCAGGTTCTCCTATGGGATAGCTTCAAAGGCCATGGCTGATAGGCTGAACTCCGCCAGGCTCTCATGGAATATCGGTGCACTGACCGAGTCTGTTGCAACAGGTGTTCTGAGTATGGAGGGCGGCCCTGAAAGCAGCTATCTTCAGAGATCACGGGAATTCATAAGTAAAGAAAGAGAATACATTGCAGGGCGTATTTCTGCCCTTTATGGTTTTAAAGTCCTTGAAAGCAGTGCCAATTATATACTTGTGGACATGGACGGGCATTTCATGGACTCTGAGCGTTTCGTGGATCGCTTTTCAAAGCATGGGGTACTGATACGTGAATGCAGTGATTTCTTTGGAGGAGAAAAGCGCTATTTCCGTCTGTCAGTACGTTCAAGGGAGGATTTTGAAAAACTAATCGGAAACCTTGATGACGTATACGCCGAATCCAGCAGGGAAGCTGCAAGGGAACAGCTTGAGGAAACCATAGAGCATCCTGAAAAAACGGTATCAAGCCGGGGAACATGCAGCTACTATCCATGTCATTTCCAGGGTCAGGACTGCACCTTCTGCTTCTGTCCCTTCTATGCCTGCGAGGACGAGAAAACAGGCGGTTTCTGGATAGACAGCGCCACAGGCGGTAAGGTCTGGAGCTGTGAGAACTGTACTCTCCTGCACCAGCCAAAGACAGCAAAGAAGATACTTGATGTCCTCATGGATGAGGGGGACACCGACGAGAATATCCTGAAGGCCTGGAGAGAAGTGATCAAACCACTCCTCTAG
- the cobD gene encoding threonine-phosphate decarboxylase CobD yields MSENTAPIPVKEYLLALEPGAHGGLIRKSSQEYCIPEDEILDASASLNPFGTPFEYPYTGLDLNLLLDRGLEKMEQYPDNRYLEYRKAAAEFTGMGVVPENIIPGNGSTEIIRLVTECVIEEGDSVLIPQPTFSEYEVQCRVLGANIKYIRQQDLLSLNGDILGDAKILFVCNPNNPTGQLFTREQIADIAEKCARNDTLLFVDEAFIELADPDQSVADMVEANNYLFIQRSLTKAFAIPGIRMGFGIASTSFAKVLNNARLSWNLGSIADNVATALLKMEGGVNSRYLVESRELIETERDYLTQKLNRRGFKPFKSSVNYIFVDISEFSMNSTELAQRMASHGVLIRDCSSFQEIGDDYIRVAVRTREENDRILQTIKQVISEWGREQAEAMLDANLEKAADCGRLGSNTDCDYYPCHFEGQDCTLCFCPFYPCEDERTGGQWIESSSGGKVWSCLYCDIVHKPEVVDDVLSVLVKEGRNEKSIKKAWKNALETRL; encoded by the coding sequence GTGTCCGAAAATACAGCACCTATCCCGGTAAAAGAATATCTCCTTGCACTTGAGCCAGGCGCTCACGGAGGACTGATCCGAAAAAGCTCCCAGGAATATTGCATTCCTGAGGATGAGATACTTGACGCAAGCGCAAGCCTGAATCCTTTTGGCACGCCTTTCGAATATCCTTATACCGGACTTGATCTTAACCTGTTACTTGACAGGGGACTTGAAAAAATGGAGCAGTACCCTGACAATCGTTATCTTGAGTACAGAAAAGCTGCTGCGGAATTTACTGGTATGGGTGTAGTTCCCGAAAATATCATTCCCGGAAACGGATCCACCGAGATAATCCGGCTTGTTACGGAATGTGTGATCGAGGAAGGGGACTCTGTCCTTATTCCCCAGCCCACCTTCAGTGAGTATGAGGTACAGTGCAGGGTGCTTGGTGCTAATATAAAATATATCCGTCAACAGGATCTTCTTTCTCTTAACGGAGATATCCTTGGGGATGCAAAGATCTTGTTCGTCTGTAATCCCAATAATCCCACAGGGCAGCTTTTTACCAGGGAGCAGATAGCAGATATAGCAGAAAAATGTGCCCGAAATGATACGCTGCTGTTTGTGGACGAGGCTTTCATAGAACTTGCAGACCCGGACCAGAGTGTTGCGGACATGGTCGAAGCCAACAATTATCTTTTCATACAGCGATCCCTTACAAAGGCATTTGCAATTCCAGGTATCAGAATGGGTTTCGGTATAGCTTCCACCTCCTTTGCAAAGGTTTTGAACAACGCAAGACTTTCATGGAATCTTGGCTCAATTGCGGATAATGTTGCAACCGCACTCTTGAAAATGGAAGGTGGTGTTAACAGCAGATATTTAGTTGAGTCAAGGGAACTTATCGAGACAGAAAGGGATTATCTTACTCAGAAGCTTAACCGTCGCGGATTCAAGCCCTTTAAGAGCAGTGTCAATTATATTTTCGTAGATATTTCGGAATTCTCCATGAACTCCACCGAACTGGCACAACGCATGGCATCACATGGAGTGCTTATACGTGACTGCAGTTCCTTCCAGGAGATCGGTGATGATTATATCAGGGTTGCTGTCAGGACACGGGAAGAGAATGATCGTATACTGCAGACTATAAAGCAGGTAATAAGCGAATGGGGAAGGGAACAGGCCGAAGCCATGCTCGATGCCAACCTTGAAAAGGCCGCTGATTGCGGAAGGCTTGGCAGCAATACAGATTGTGATTATTATCCCTGTCACTTTGAGGGTCAGGACTGCACTTTATGTTTCTGTCCTTTCTATCCGTGCGAAGATGAACGTACCGGAGGCCAGTGGATCGAGAGTTCCTCGGGAGGTAAGGTATGGAGCTGCCTCTATTGTGATATAGTACATAAGCCGGAAGTGGTTGATGATGTGCTCTCTGTTCTTGTTAAAGAAGGACGGAATGAAAAGAGCATAAAGAAAGCCTGGAAAAACGCCCTGGAGACCAGGTTATGA
- a CDS encoding cobalamin biosynthesis protein translates to MILPVQLVPEELAVILFLAFFLDLALNEPPFAVHPVVWMGNLIGKLKKAAPSEYRKAYGVLMALVTITFAAAIAYAVLLLFSIEAIPRIISIFIAAYFLKATFSVRCLFEAAQEIRGKLETGKMDEARQGLSMYVSRNTSKLDENHISSAIIETVSENFVDGILTPLLFYAVFGPYGLIAAYIFKATSTLDSMVGYKDERHLQMGWFSARLDDVFNWIPARLSMFFIFLGSVIVGFSLKSYKRVNPAGAIQLALSDGLKTPSPNSGYPMSSVAGALRIRLEKPNTYVLGENYVYPVYEDVRLTAWIVMASSFVAVAASALIIYGIDFLTLG, encoded by the coding sequence ATGATCCTGCCAGTGCAGCTTGTACCAGAAGAACTTGCGGTAATCCTTTTTCTTGCCTTTTTCCTGGACCTGGCTCTGAACGAACCACCTTTTGCGGTCCATCCGGTCGTGTGGATGGGAAACCTGATAGGAAAACTAAAAAAGGCTGCACCTTCTGAATACCGGAAAGCCTATGGGGTTTTGATGGCACTGGTAACTATCACCTTTGCCGCAGCCATAGCATATGCAGTCCTGCTGCTGTTCAGCATTGAAGCAATACCCAGGATAATAAGCATCTTTATAGCAGCCTATTTCCTAAAGGCAACTTTTTCTGTAAGATGTCTTTTTGAGGCTGCCCAGGAGATCAGAGGCAAGCTGGAGACTGGTAAAATGGACGAAGCCCGTCAGGGCCTGTCAATGTATGTAAGCCGGAACACCTCAAAACTTGATGAGAACCATATATCCTCTGCAATAATAGAAACCGTCTCCGAGAATTTTGTGGACGGCATCCTTACACCATTATTGTTCTATGCGGTTTTCGGTCCCTATGGACTGATTGCAGCTTATATTTTCAAAGCCACCAGCACGCTTGATTCCATGGTCGGATATAAGGATGAACGCCATCTTCAGATGGGCTGGTTCTCTGCAAGACTGGATGATGTGTTCAACTGGATACCTGCACGTCTTTCCATGTTCTTTATCTTCCTGGGATCTGTTATAGTAGGTTTTTCTTTGAAGTCCTACAAAAGGGTGAATCCCGCAGGTGCAATACAGCTTGCACTGAGTGATGGTCTGAAAACACCTTCCCCGAATTCCGGTTATCCTATGTCTTCGGTTGCAGGGGCATTGAGGATAAGGCTTGAGAAGCCGAACACATACGTGCTTGGAGAGAATTATGTTTATCCCGTATATGAGGATGTAAGGCTTACAGCCTGGATAGTTATGGCATCTTCCTTTGTAGCGGTCGCTGCATCCGCATTGATTATTTATGGTATAGACTTTCTTACATTAGGCTAA
- the cobZ gene encoding alpha-ribazole phosphatase CobZ, whose translation MKLSDIESEDLKKDQSKELEGEITHSILEILEDEGITVDMLIDSAMALYAPHPGLETREIAEKRFLEELDIALSDPNLCLLIYAGVLLEREGKTGTLPDISKSSYEKDLTFIIADEVLGMSISKYISGDKGMFEFVRFDKQKPGILSKLGPFMDDVIGGLIGGVSANMYTRGMAEASNSSRKKKKESKEKKKGSDSDLGGVIAG comes from the coding sequence ATGAAATTATCGGACATAGAATCTGAAGACCTTAAAAAGGACCAGTCAAAAGAGCTGGAAGGAGAGATCACCCACAGCATCCTTGAAATACTCGAGGACGAAGGCATTACTGTAGACATGCTCATTGATTCGGCGATGGCGTTATATGCACCGCATCCGGGACTTGAGACAAGGGAAATTGCCGAAAAACGCTTTCTTGAAGAACTCGACATCGCCCTTTCCGATCCGAATCTGTGTCTGCTCATCTACGCAGGAGTACTCCTTGAGAGAGAAGGAAAAACCGGTACTCTGCCTGATATAAGTAAGAGTTCCTACGAGAAGGACCTGACCTTCATAATAGCTGACGAAGTACTGGGGATGAGCATTTCGAAGTACATCAGTGGTGATAAGGGGATGTTCGAGTTTGTAAGGTTCGATAAGCAAAAGCCCGGTATCCTGTCAAAGCTCGGTCCGTTCATGGACGATGTAATAGGTGGCCTTATCGGAGGAGTATCTGCCAATATGTATACAAGAGGCATGGCAGAAGCCAGTAATTCCTCCAGAAAAAAGAAGAAGGAGTCTAAAGAGAAAAAGAAGGGATCAGACAGTGATCTGGGCGGTGTGATCGCAGGATGA
- the cobS gene encoding adenosylcobinamide-GDP ribazoletransferase, giving the protein MNNFLLAVRSSFGFLSTIPVGITMEGLDEFFKRTYLHILVGIVLGLIIGAVAFVLELFLSAQLSAVFIVIFVYYLTGLNHLDGIADLGDGMTAHGSREKKLKALKDMSLGIGGVAFTVLTLLAFYAALVSLQAEAALSSTSVTNMAVIIFISMFVAEVSAMQSMLTTAAFGKSIHEGLGSILVDNTTMLKYLLGFVMGIIACTIAFWIIGIPLAGVIAFLAAILATFVLLNISNRHFGGVNGDVIGSSNEVGRVIALIAIYLVLKYDIGGIVWTL; this is encoded by the coding sequence ATGAATAACTTTTTACTGGCAGTACGTTCAAGCTTTGGATTCCTCTCTACAATCCCGGTGGGTATTACCATGGAAGGACTCGATGAGTTCTTCAAAAGAACCTACCTGCATATACTTGTAGGGATCGTGCTTGGCCTGATAATAGGTGCCGTGGCCTTTGTCCTGGAACTGTTCCTTTCAGCACAACTGAGTGCCGTTTTCATTGTTATATTCGTATATTATCTGACAGGACTGAACCATCTTGACGGCATAGCGGATCTTGGTGACGGTATGACAGCCCATGGCTCCCGGGAGAAGAAACTGAAGGCATTAAAGGATATGTCACTGGGTATAGGAGGCGTTGCCTTTACCGTGCTCACATTACTGGCATTCTATGCAGCTCTGGTATCATTACAGGCGGAGGCTGCACTTTCAAGCACTTCTGTAACCAATATGGCTGTTATTATCTTTATATCGATGTTTGTTGCCGAGGTCAGTGCCATGCAGTCAATGCTGACAACTGCCGCATTCGGTAAGTCCATACACGAAGGACTTGGTTCGATCCTTGTGGACAATACAACCATGCTAAAATATCTGCTTGGATTTGTGATGGGAATAATTGCCTGCACGATTGCATTCTGGATTATCGGAATTCCGCTTGCGGGAGTTATAGCCTTCCTTGCAGCCATCCTTGCAACATTTGTTCTGCTCAATATAAGTAATCGGCATTTCGGTGGTGTGAACGGGGATGTCATCGGTTCATCCAACGAGGTCGGCAGGGTCATTGCATTGATAGCTATCTATCTTGTTTTAAAATATGATATCGGAGGAATTGTTTGGACGCTATAA
- a CDS encoding NTP transferase domain-containing protein: protein MDAIIMAGGFGSRLGMGEKPVVELLGKPLISYVIDALENTESIGKIYVAVSPATPTTGSIVQNRYDGRVEVIDTMGGNYVADMVYAVKAAKITEPVMILMSDIPLLNPELIEQIIEEYNNCGTPAMSVFSPIYVCKGLGIRPDTVFNWKGKLIVPAGINILDGKDVENEQPYVSLIREDLELALNINTVAELQKCKEMLSEISNESTAQSKVSSD, encoded by the coding sequence TTGGACGCTATAATCATGGCAGGGGGGTTTGGAAGCAGGCTTGGCATGGGTGAGAAACCCGTAGTCGAACTTCTTGGTAAACCACTTATCTCATACGTGATCGACGCACTTGAGAACACGGAAAGCATAGGAAAGATATATGTCGCGGTCTCGCCTGCAACACCAACAACCGGCAGTATCGTACAGAACCGCTACGATGGCAGGGTCGAGGTAATTGACACAATGGGAGGCAACTATGTGGCCGATATGGTCTATGCAGTAAAAGCAGCAAAGATAACCGAGCCTGTGATGATACTGATGTCCGATATACCACTGCTGAATCCTGAGCTTATTGAGCAAATAATTGAGGAATATAATAACTGCGGGACACCTGCAATGTCTGTTTTCTCTCCTATATATGTATGTAAAGGACTCGGGATTAGGCCTGATACCGTCTTCAACTGGAAGGGTAAGCTCATTGTCCCTGCGGGCATCAACATACTCGATGGCAAGGATGTAGAGAATGAACAACCGTATGTCAGCCTGATACGGGAAGACCTCGAACTTGCCCTGAACATAAATACCGTAGCAGAACTTCAAAAGTGCAAGGAGATGCTTTCGGAAATCAGCAATGAGTCAACTGCACAAAGTAAAGTGTCCTCAGACTAG
- a CDS encoding GNAT family N-acetyltransferase, translating to MKIVPEDLAEKVTLFRKKPVRVFELFIGILFVRNWIKLEDHKIANLSDELADDVLQIYKENFTEIHEDRFLKYAQYFNNICYVYRDDEAVKGYCFFFAEPVFSSGGMKKLCTVYSIAVDDRYRRQGVAESLLRKGIREMKMNGIDRIMLYVEINNQSAIRLYMKLGFRTIGEVRDICSPGDRCYEMALDLKRTMRLQ from the coding sequence ATGAAGATAGTTCCCGAAGACCTTGCTGAGAAAGTAACCCTTTTCCGGAAAAAACCTGTGAGGGTATTTGAGTTATTTATAGGAATTCTTTTTGTCAGGAACTGGATAAAGCTTGAAGATCATAAAATAGCAAACCTTAGTGATGAGCTTGCTGATGATGTGTTGCAGATATATAAGGAAAATTTCACGGAGATCCATGAGGACAGATTCCTGAAGTATGCTCAGTATTTCAACAACATCTGTTATGTCTACAGGGATGATGAAGCCGTTAAAGGATATTGTTTCTTTTTTGCAGAACCCGTATTCTCTTCCGGGGGGATGAAAAAGTTATGTACGGTTTACTCCATTGCCGTTGATGACAGATACAGGAGACAGGGTGTTGCTGAGAGTTTGTTGCGTAAAGGTATCCGTGAGATGAAAATGAACGGTATTGACAGGATCATGCTCTATGTTGAGATCAATAATCAATCGGCAATACGACTCTATATGAAACTGGGTTTCAGGACAATAGGTGAAGTAAGGGATATATGCTCTCCGGGAGACAGGTGTTACGAGATGGCACTGGACCTGAAAAGAACTATGCGTCTTCAATAA
- the pncB gene encoding nicotinate phosphoribosyltransferase — protein MIRSILDNDLYKFTMQMAVLELFPDVVAEYRFTNRGAQRFNEDFVRELRRIINEETPKIILTDDEYTWLKGSCPFFKPMYLEYLKNYRFDPSEVSVNLSEDKDLDLRIKGPWHSSILWEIVLMAIISELYFDTVESDWKNKRESGSGRDSLLKGYASFMDDIGRELESEKCAFSEFGTRRRRSFELHDTVIASLSGLETFSGTSNVFFAKEYGLRAIGTIGHEWIMGISALIGLRNANLFALENWAEIYKGDLGIALSDTFGSGPFFDNFNLKLSKLYDGVRHDSGDPFTFADRVIEHYTKAGIDPMKKLIVFSDSLHARDAIKIKEYCEGKINCSFGIGTSLTNNPDFFSTSPPLNMVIKLHSVNGIPVVKLSDDEGKETGDPDAIRVANYTFGRKGLDE, from the coding sequence ATGATTCGTTCAATTCTTGACAACGACCTTTATAAGTTCACCATGCAGATGGCTGTTCTGGAGCTTTTTCCCGACGTTGTGGCAGAGTATCGTTTTACCAATCGCGGAGCACAGCGTTTCAATGAGGACTTTGTCAGGGAACTGAGAAGGATAATCAATGAGGAAACTCCGAAGATCATTCTTACGGATGATGAATATACCTGGCTGAAAGGATCCTGTCCTTTCTTTAAGCCCATGTATCTTGAATATCTCAAAAATTATCGCTTTGACCCGTCTGAGGTAAGTGTGAACCTGAGCGAAGATAAGGATCTTGACCTGAGAATAAAAGGTCCGTGGCATAGCAGCATTCTCTGGGAGATCGTGCTCATGGCCATCATCTCAGAGCTTTACTTTGATACCGTTGAATCGGACTGGAAGAATAAAAGAGAAAGCGGTTCAGGCCGTGACTCCCTGCTCAAAGGATATGCTTCATTCATGGATGATATAGGCCGTGAACTGGAATCCGAAAAGTGTGCTTTTTCCGAATTCGGGACCCGAAGGCGCAGGAGCTTTGAACTGCATGACACAGTAATTGCCTCACTGTCCGGACTGGAAACTTTTTCAGGAACAAGTAACGTCTTTTTTGCAAAAGAATACGGCCTGCGTGCCATTGGTACTATCGGACATGAGTGGATAATGGGAATTTCCGCGCTGATTGGTTTGCGCAATGCAAATCTTTTCGCACTTGAGAACTGGGCTGAGATCTATAAAGGTGACCTGGGGATAGCACTCTCGGACACATTCGGCTCCGGACCTTTCTTCGATAATTTCAACCTCAAGTTATCCAAACTCTATGATGGTGTCCGGCATGACAGCGGAGACCCTTTTACTTTTGCTGACAGGGTCATAGAACATTATACAAAAGCAGGTATCGACCCCATGAAGAAACTAATTGTTTTCAGTGATTCACTCCACGCCAGGGATGCTATAAAAATAAAAGAATACTGTGAGGGAAAGATTAACTGTAGTTTCGGGATTGGTACAAGTCTTACGAACAACCCTGATTTTTTCAGCACAAGTCCTCCACTGAACATGGTAATTAAACTGCATTCAGTAAACGGGATTCCTGTTGTAAAATTAAGTGATGACGAGGGTAAGGAAACCGGTGATCCTGATGCGATCAGGGTTGCGAACTATACATTCGGAAGAAAAGGACTTGATGAATAA